A genomic window from Slackia heliotrinireducens DSM 20476 includes:
- a CDS encoding 6-phosphogluconolactonase, whose product MQIIVTKDAEETREAVADAITDQIAENPGSVLALSAAPEALAVYDVLADRYESEALDFSRLAVFNLGEYCGVQATDADSVYTAMRRHLYDHVNMNPEHAYVPEGMNDDAAAVCDGYEARIHLEGGIDLVALPLGSAGELGLNVGGTEFSKETLLVEEPRPAYTMGVGSIMEADQVVVFANGSDMADIVRDAFFGPITPAVPASILQFHPDTTAIVDEAAFESCFDLVEGDDCDCGCDDDECCHGEHHRNGECCGKQHH is encoded by the coding sequence ATGCAGATCATCGTCACCAAGGACGCCGAAGAGACCCGCGAAGCCGTCGCCGACGCCATTACGGATCAGATTGCCGAAAACCCGGGTTCGGTGCTGGCGCTGTCCGCGGCTCCCGAAGCCTTGGCGGTTTACGACGTGCTCGCTGATCGATATGAGTCCGAGGCATTGGACTTCTCCCGTCTGGCCGTCTTCAACCTGGGCGAATACTGCGGCGTGCAAGCAACCGACGCCGATAGCGTGTATACCGCCATGCGCCGCCACCTGTATGACCACGTCAACATGAACCCCGAGCATGCCTACGTGCCTGAAGGCATGAACGACGATGCCGCCGCCGTTTGCGACGGCTACGAGGCCCGCATCCACCTTGAAGGCGGTATCGACCTGGTCGCGCTGCCGTTGGGCTCCGCCGGCGAGCTGGGCCTGAACGTCGGCGGCACCGAGTTCTCCAAAGAGACCCTGCTGGTAGAGGAACCCCGTCCTGCGTACACCATGGGCGTCGGCTCGATTATGGAGGCCGACCAGGTGGTCGTGTTCGCCAACGGCTCCGACATGGCGGATATCGTGCGCGACGCGTTCTTCGGGCCGATCACCCCGGCGGTGCCGGCGTCTATTCTGCAATTCCACCCCGATACGACGGCCATCGTCGACGAGGCGGCCTTCGAATCCTGCTTCGACCTGGTCGAAGGCGACGACTGCGATTGCGGCTGCGACGATGACGAATGCTGCCACGGCGAGCATCACCGCAACGGCGAGTGCTGCGGTAAACAACACCACTAG
- a CDS encoding cytochrome ubiquinol oxidase subunit I: protein MELFTDVVFLSRLQFALVVIFHFCFVPLSVGTGLIMAIMETRYYKSRDPKDAAIARFWVKIFTTCFAVGVASGITMEFSFGTNWADYSRFVGDIFGAPLAAEALFAFFLESTFLGVVIFGRDKISPKFYLVSAWLVEFGSCLSALWILIANSWMQTPAGAELSADGSKAVMTNFLQAAFNPSTGPRFFHTVTAIMVVGSFVAIAVAAWYIRKGTFKDFATKTLKVGVVCALVSTCALLVSAHSAAVTVADEQPSKIAMMEGHYESGTLPLYAVGVVDTENEQVIAPLQLPGFTSFLASNSFDTEYPGLNDIAAENEDIVVEDMPVQLVFQTYHLMVALFGVICVVLLLGLIAVFKKGSTLSSKKWWQWLMIICPVFPMLAIQSGWAVAEVGRQPYVVYPATSSPEGIQLLTSEATSSLTSGELIITLILFAVVYALIAVAFVRLLSFIIKKGPDMVDDVVEEEGVK, encoded by the coding sequence ATGGAGCTATTCACCGATGTCGTCTTCCTGTCGCGATTGCAGTTTGCTTTGGTGGTCATTTTCCACTTCTGCTTCGTGCCGCTGTCGGTCGGTACCGGTTTGATCATGGCCATCATGGAAACCCGTTACTACAAGTCGCGCGACCCGAAGGACGCAGCCATCGCACGGTTCTGGGTGAAGATATTCACCACCTGCTTTGCGGTGGGCGTGGCATCCGGCATCACGATGGAGTTCAGCTTCGGCACCAACTGGGCCGACTACAGCCGTTTCGTCGGCGACATCTTCGGCGCGCCGCTGGCTGCCGAGGCCCTGTTCGCGTTCTTCCTGGAATCCACGTTCCTCGGCGTCGTCATTTTCGGCCGCGACAAGATCAGCCCGAAGTTCTACCTGGTCAGCGCCTGGCTGGTTGAGTTCGGAAGCTGCCTGTCCGCGCTGTGGATTCTGATCGCCAACTCTTGGATGCAAACCCCCGCAGGCGCCGAGCTGTCCGCCGACGGCTCCAAAGCGGTCATGACCAACTTCCTGCAGGCGGCGTTCAACCCCTCCACCGGCCCGCGCTTCTTCCACACCGTGACCGCCATCATGGTCGTGGGTTCCTTCGTCGCCATCGCCGTTGCCGCATGGTACATCCGCAAGGGAACCTTCAAGGACTTCGCCACCAAGACCCTCAAGGTCGGCGTCGTGTGCGCCCTGGTTTCCACCTGCGCGCTGCTGGTTTCCGCCCACTCCGCTGCTGTGACGGTCGCCGACGAGCAGCCCTCCAAAATTGCCATGATGGAAGGCCACTACGAATCCGGCACGCTGCCGCTCTATGCGGTCGGCGTGGTCGATACCGAAAACGAGCAGGTCATCGCCCCGTTGCAGCTGCCCGGTTTCACCAGCTTCCTGGCATCCAACAGTTTCGACACCGAATACCCCGGCTTGAACGACATCGCCGCCGAGAATGAGGACATCGTGGTCGAAGATATGCCCGTTCAACTGGTGTTTCAGACGTATCACCTGATGGTCGCCCTGTTCGGCGTCATCTGCGTGGTTCTGCTGCTGGGCCTCATCGCCGTCTTCAAGAAGGGCAGCACCCTGTCCTCCAAGAAGTGGTGGCAGTGGCTCATGATCATCTGCCCCGTGTTCCCGATGCTCGCCATCCAGTCCGGCTGGGCCGTCGCCGAAGTCGGCCGCCAGCCCTACGTCGTGTACCCGGCCACCAGCTCGCCCGAAGGCATCCAGCTGCTGACCAGCGAGGCCACCTCGTCGCTGACCTCCGGCGAACTCATCATCACACTGATCCTGTTCGCTGTCGTGTACGCGCTGATTGCCGTGGCGTTCGTCCGCCTGCTGAGCTTCATCATCAAGAAGGGCCCCGATATGGTGGATGATGTTGTTGAAGAAGAGGGGGTGAAGTAA
- the cydB gene encoding cytochrome d ubiquinol oxidase subunit II: MSIWAIIWYVLVFVLIAGYFILDGFDLGAGVLSPFIAKNDEEKLTLMKAIGPVWDGNEVWLLTGGGALFAAFAPAYATTFSGFYLAIILVLMGLIIRAVSVEFAAHDPAWRKLWFVLFFIGSLLPALLYGVAVGNIYAGIPMDAAGNYIGVPLIGLVTPFTLLCGLLGLTMCILQGACWLSVKAPLEGELLARARGLRRPVAIVAIVLFALVTLYALFIIKPELAAGLGVLRILFALVVVAALVFVLLKAVQPEASDLTIFLVASVACFALVGLLASSMFPTFVVSGSGDPLTPFMTATEGAAITAADASGDLTLKWMFGITCVALPLVLLYHFLVYRTFAGRLAD; the protein is encoded by the coding sequence ATGAGTATTTGGGCAATTATCTGGTATGTCCTGGTGTTCGTGCTCATCGCCGGATACTTCATTCTTGACGGTTTTGATCTGGGCGCGGGCGTCCTAAGTCCGTTTATCGCCAAAAACGACGAAGAGAAACTTACGCTCATGAAGGCCATCGGACCTGTGTGGGACGGTAACGAGGTGTGGCTGCTCACGGGCGGCGGCGCGCTGTTTGCCGCATTTGCCCCAGCGTACGCGACCACCTTCTCCGGGTTCTACCTGGCCATCATCCTGGTGCTGATGGGCCTGATCATTCGCGCGGTGTCCGTCGAGTTCGCAGCCCACGATCCCGCGTGGCGCAAGCTGTGGTTCGTGCTGTTCTTCATCGGATCGCTGCTGCCGGCTCTGCTCTACGGCGTGGCTGTCGGCAACATCTACGCCGGCATTCCCATGGACGCTGCCGGCAACTACATCGGTGTCCCGCTGATCGGGCTGGTCACCCCGTTCACGCTGCTTTGCGGCTTGCTGGGTCTGACCATGTGCATCCTGCAGGGTGCTTGCTGGCTGTCCGTCAAGGCCCCGCTGGAAGGCGAGCTTCTGGCTCGCGCCCGCGGCCTGCGCCGCCCCGTGGCCATCGTAGCCATCGTGCTGTTCGCCCTGGTTACCTTGTATGCGCTGTTCATCATTAAGCCTGAGCTGGCCGCTGGCCTGGGCGTCCTGCGCATCCTGTTCGCGCTGGTCGTCGTAGCGGCTCTGGTTTTCGTGTTGCTGAAGGCCGTACAGCCCGAGGCTTCCGACCTGACCATCTTCCTGGTTGCGTCCGTAGCATGCTTCGCGCTGGTTGGTCTGCTGGCATCCAGTATGTTCCCGACCTTTGTGGTGTCCGGCTCCGGCGACCCGCTGACCCCGTTCATGACCGCCACCGAAGGTGCTGCGATTACCGCCGCCGACGCGTCCGGCGACCTGACCCTGAAGTGGATGTTCGGCATCACCTGCGTGGCTCTGCCGCTGGTATTGCTGTATCACTTCCTGGTGTACCGCACCTTCGCCGGCCGCTTGGCAGACTAA
- a CDS encoding GatB/YqeY domain-containing protein — MQYDELKELIKDAMRAKDKVRLSILRQLSGEIKNIEVNERREITEADVDAMTKRLIKQTKETLEGSEKAGTDQERTDNLRRQVEILEELLPEQVSGEALDQLITKTLAEVGATTKRDMGKVMGALTKQTGGNFDKSAAAAKIGKLLS; from the coding sequence ATGCAATACGACGAACTGAAGGAACTGATTAAAGACGCCATGCGCGCGAAGGATAAGGTGCGCCTGTCCATCCTGCGCCAGCTTTCGGGCGAGATCAAGAACATCGAGGTGAACGAGCGTCGCGAGATCACCGAGGCCGACGTCGACGCCATGACGAAGCGCCTGATCAAGCAGACGAAAGAAACCCTGGAAGGTTCCGAAAAGGCCGGCACCGACCAGGAGCGCACCGACAATCTGCGCAGGCAAGTTGAGATTCTGGAAGAGCTGCTGCCCGAGCAGGTCTCTGGCGAGGCGCTGGACCAGCTGATTACGAAGACCCTGGCAGAGGTGGGCGCAACCACCAAGCGCGATATGGGCAAGGTCATGGGCGCGTTGACCAAGCAGACCGGCGGAAACTTCGACAAGTCCGCAGCCGCCGCCAAGATCGGCAAACTGCTGTCGTAG
- a CDS encoding radical SAM protein, which produces MAGSKSKKRSKKSRGTASRPTPRRQQLTPATTVAHIPLELPEPAPDNPPLNEWIVRYLTIYQEYLIGAANKGVEFGEPYQHDDACREVKERLREKGVTFRNGEASIVHGDISTACIACTGGDSQSFFYSLRCPKNCFFCFNHNQNNYAGYLDDDRDWRSELAAIMEAGRPMTHLALTGGEPLMRPDEACAFFEIARANWPDAHLRLYTSGEGLTREIMERLVAAGMNEIRFSIKLDVDTILTPQDFEFIRMSCEFPVSTMVEMPVMPGTFDQMTGILRELDALGAFGINLLEFCYAKHNWPEFAKRGFKVKNPPFTVLYDWGYAGSHPIEGSDLECLRLLEYAADQGLRLGVHYCSLENKHRDQVYQMNHMAPFSNPCFAMDDGDFYWKTCKVFGADVAPVRRLLESVDAAGRLWSYDAEDDCLAFNSQLRDRVLELPVRVMTSANILVKYPEGVMLRELGLFD; this is translated from the coding sequence TTGGCGGGGTCGAAATCGAAAAAGCGCAGCAAGAAGAGCCGCGGCACCGCATCGCGTCCGACGCCGCGCCGGCAGCAGCTTACGCCTGCGACCACGGTTGCCCACATCCCGCTGGAGCTTCCCGAACCCGCGCCCGACAACCCGCCGCTGAACGAATGGATCGTTCGATATCTGACCATCTACCAGGAGTATCTGATCGGAGCCGCAAACAAGGGCGTCGAATTCGGCGAGCCCTACCAGCATGACGACGCCTGCCGCGAGGTCAAGGAGCGCCTGCGTGAAAAGGGCGTCACCTTCCGCAACGGCGAAGCCAGCATCGTGCATGGCGACATCTCCACCGCATGCATCGCTTGCACCGGCGGCGACAGCCAGTCGTTCTTCTACTCATTGCGCTGCCCTAAGAACTGCTTCTTCTGTTTCAACCACAATCAGAATAACTACGCCGGTTACTTGGACGACGACCGCGATTGGCGAAGCGAACTTGCCGCCATTATGGAAGCGGGCCGACCCATGACGCATTTGGCCCTGACCGGCGGCGAGCCGCTCATGAGGCCCGACGAGGCGTGCGCTTTTTTCGAAATAGCCCGCGCGAACTGGCCCGATGCGCATCTGCGGCTGTACACGTCGGGCGAAGGTCTCACCCGCGAGATTATGGAGCGTCTGGTGGCGGCGGGCATGAACGAGATTCGCTTCAGCATCAAGCTGGATGTGGACACGATTCTTACTCCGCAGGACTTCGAGTTCATCCGCATGTCCTGCGAGTTCCCAGTCAGCACCATGGTGGAAATGCCCGTCATGCCTGGCACGTTCGACCAGATGACAGGCATTTTGCGCGAACTGGACGCCCTGGGCGCTTTCGGCATCAACCTGCTGGAATTCTGCTATGCCAAGCACAACTGGCCTGAGTTCGCCAAGCGTGGCTTCAAGGTGAAGAACCCGCCGTTCACGGTTCTTTACGACTGGGGTTATGCGGGGTCACACCCTATCGAGGGAAGTGACCTAGAGTGCCTGAGGTTGTTGGAATACGCCGCTGACCAAGGGCTGCGCCTAGGCGTGCACTACTGCTCGCTGGAAAACAAACACCGCGACCAGGTGTACCAGATGAACCACATGGCGCCGTTCTCGAACCCGTGCTTCGCCATGGACGACGGCGATTTCTATTGGAAGACATGCAAGGTGTTCGGCGCCGATGTGGCGCCCGTGCGCCGGCTGCTGGAATCCGTCGACGCCGCTGGCCGCCTGTGGAGCTACGACGCCGAAGATGATTGCCTGGCGTTCAACTCGCAGCTGCGCGACCGTGTGCTCGAGCTGCCCGTTCGCGTCATGACTTCGGCGAACATCCTGGTCAAATACCCCGAAGGTGTCATGCTTCGCGAACTTGGCCTTTTCGATTAA
- a CDS encoding Mur ligase family protein has protein sequence MNLPEFTLSQLVAVLADAGVQAQATGEATVQGMTIDSRKAEPGCLFVCKGAAFKPQYLGGALDAGAAAYLCDAAAEATLAQAYPQAPHIVTDDVRRAMALLAAVVFDRPDLKIDVVGITGTKGKSTTAYMMRSILIAAGQEPSILGSIDTDDGVEHFESHNTTPEAPDLWRHLANTVEAGRSRMVMEVSSHGLKYDRTLGVRFAIGCFLNIGRDHISPVEHPTFEDYFESKLKLFAQSRTALVNLNSDMADQVLEAAKASEQLVTFGVGRDDADWNAADLAVEPQGIAFTVCTPTGERERIVLGMAGLFNVENALAAVVMSRMLGVTWDDIRAGLAHVRVPGRMEVVRSADGSVVALVDYAHNELSFKTFFSSVKEEYPGRKVIAVFGAPGNKAQERRVTLPRVAAGFADHMIFTEEDPAYERVEDICAEMMASTPAGASAEVICDREAACKRAFDMAFEAENGAVVALLAKGDETRQHRGDEFPEVKSDLAIAREILGSTGEVDA, from the coding sequence ATGAATCTGCCAGAATTTACATTATCCCAGCTCGTAGCTGTGTTGGCCGATGCCGGCGTACAAGCCCAGGCCACGGGCGAAGCCACCGTACAGGGCATGACCATCGATTCCCGCAAGGCCGAGCCGGGTTGTTTGTTCGTTTGTAAGGGCGCGGCGTTCAAACCCCAGTACCTGGGCGGAGCGCTTGACGCCGGAGCTGCGGCGTACCTGTGCGATGCAGCCGCCGAAGCCACCTTGGCGCAGGCCTATCCGCAGGCGCCGCACATCGTGACCGACGACGTGCGCAGGGCCATGGCGCTTCTGGCCGCCGTGGTGTTCGACCGGCCCGACCTCAAGATCGACGTGGTAGGCATCACGGGCACCAAAGGCAAGTCGACCACAGCATATATGATGCGCTCGATTCTTATCGCCGCAGGTCAGGAGCCTTCTATTTTGGGCTCTATCGACACTGACGACGGTGTGGAACACTTCGAGAGCCACAACACCACTCCCGAGGCACCGGATTTGTGGCGCCACCTGGCCAACACCGTCGAAGCCGGCCGCAGCCGCATGGTGATGGAGGTGTCTAGCCACGGCTTGAAATACGACCGCACGCTGGGCGTTCGCTTTGCCATCGGGTGCTTCCTCAACATCGGGCGCGACCACATCTCGCCAGTCGAGCACCCCACCTTCGAGGACTACTTCGAGTCCAAGCTCAAGCTGTTCGCCCAAAGCCGCACGGCCCTGGTCAACCTGAATTCCGACATGGCCGACCAGGTGCTGGAAGCCGCGAAGGCCTCCGAGCAGCTGGTCACTTTCGGCGTGGGGCGCGATGATGCCGACTGGAACGCGGCGGACTTGGCCGTGGAGCCGCAGGGCATCGCGTTTACCGTGTGCACGCCCACAGGCGAGCGCGAGCGCATCGTGCTGGGCATGGCGGGTCTGTTCAATGTCGAAAACGCCCTGGCTGCGGTGGTCATGAGCCGTATGCTAGGTGTGACCTGGGACGATATCCGCGCAGGCTTGGCCCATGTGCGCGTGCCCGGCCGTATGGAGGTCGTGCGCTCCGCCGACGGCAGCGTGGTGGCGCTGGTTGATTATGCCCACAACGAGCTGTCGTTCAAGACCTTCTTCTCGTCGGTTAAGGAAGAATACCCTGGCCGCAAGGTGATTGCGGTGTTCGGTGCGCCTGGCAACAAGGCCCAGGAGCGGCGTGTGACGTTGCCCCGGGTGGCGGCCGGGTTTGCCGACCATATGATCTTTACCGAGGAAGACCCCGCCTATGAGCGGGTAGAAGACATCTGCGCCGAGATGATGGCGAGCACGCCCGCGGGCGCTTCCGCCGAGGTGATCTGCGACCGCGAGGCCGCGTGCAAGCGCGCCTTCGACATGGCGTTTGAGGCTGAAAACGGCGCCGTGGTGGCGCTTCTGGCCAAGGGCGACGAAACCCGCCAGCATCGCGGTGACGAGTTTCCCGAGGTCAAGAGCGACCTTGCCATCGCACGTGAGATTCTAGGCAGCACCGGGGAGGTGGATGCGTAA
- a CDS encoding PH domain-containing protein, translating to MAVRGCENELDISQGIIWRKRTIIPFVRVQNTDTKQGPILRWLGLASVTVATAAGTHTIPGLDLNEADRLRDVIAEQARLAQEDV from the coding sequence TTGGCTGTTCGAGGTTGCGAAAACGAGCTGGACATTTCCCAAGGCATCATTTGGCGCAAGCGCACCATCATTCCCTTCGTGCGCGTGCAGAACACCGACACCAAGCAAGGTCCCATCCTGCGCTGGTTGGGTCTGGCATCCGTCACCGTGGCGACGGCGGCTGGCACCCACACCATTCCCGGTTTGGATCTGAACGAAGCAGATCGGCTGCGTGATGTGATTGCCGAGCAGGCCCGTCTGGCCCAAGAGGACGTGTAG
- a CDS encoding PH domain-containing protein: MDTPQFNNQQNGPQMPPAGWPQSQVQPTGQARVQPQLPQQPAAPQPQVQPQPQAPQPVDYRETVPEPLRPGMHQVHHAFIWIKGIGSAVGIVFAMAITAFGNLMSAGLGELGAFIVFLILGLTILVTVGLVFLFRWISWKYLSYALTPTEIEVHSGWLNKKRVHVPYQRIQSVNQTATPLQRVVGICDVSVDTAGGASNESIQLQCLRTSDVEALRAELFRRKKVLLDGGSIDEWGSAMLGGVQYPSTWALASYGINPATYVQPAIPQGAVSNQSASSQVQAAQEGNALSGAADFSDHFRGVFGGEKVDTGQVSYEVRLSNKELFLAGISGSGGTMGLVVAAIAGLAGAVMDALEDVFIVHLDTAARVAASTFDVGSAVALVAVVLVVLLVMWVMSALGTMVNYGGFALRRRGTRIEVESGLLSRKFQGIDVDRIQSVEIHEAPIRRLFGYCELRVTKIDAILPGTDSRSLKNTQLGAVLHPFVKTSRVPEILRGVLPEFAEYPQATQTLPPVALRRGIVGHGLVRNFGFWSAIVLLLAYAFARLAVSPNMAGFLSGALVVLLAVCVLIMVIGAVGGLLWFRGSALGYNRDYMTMVVSGYTRRIIVTPRKKIQFATLLANPFQRRAKVASVCARTAAGIDGTTETLWDMALDQAEAWQEWVRPRKRAQHAQQA, encoded by the coding sequence ATGGATACGCCGCAGTTCAACAACCAGCAGAACGGCCCGCAGATGCCGCCAGCAGGATGGCCCCAATCCCAGGTCCAGCCGACGGGCCAGGCTCGGGTTCAGCCCCAGCTGCCTCAGCAGCCCGCCGCGCCCCAGCCCCAGGTTCAGCCGCAGCCCCAGGCACCCCAGCCTGTCGACTACCGCGAGACAGTCCCCGAGCCGCTGCGACCCGGCATGCACCAGGTTCATCACGCGTTCATTTGGATCAAAGGCATAGGCTCGGCCGTCGGTATCGTCTTCGCCATGGCCATCACGGCCTTCGGCAATCTCATGTCCGCGGGGCTCGGAGAGCTTGGCGCGTTCATCGTGTTCCTTATCTTGGGCCTGACCATCCTTGTTACGGTGGGTCTTGTATTTCTGTTCCGTTGGATCAGCTGGAAATACCTGTCGTACGCGCTGACCCCCACCGAGATCGAGGTGCATTCCGGTTGGCTCAACAAAAAGCGCGTCCACGTCCCCTACCAGCGCATTCAGTCCGTCAACCAAACCGCGACGCCGCTGCAGCGCGTCGTGGGCATATGCGACGTGAGCGTGGATACCGCGGGCGGTGCGTCCAATGAGTCCATTCAGCTGCAATGCCTGCGCACTTCCGACGTCGAGGCCTTGCGCGCCGAGCTGTTCCGCCGCAAGAAGGTGCTGCTGGACGGCGGCTCCATCGACGAGTGGGGCTCGGCCATGTTGGGCGGCGTGCAGTACCCGTCGACCTGGGCGCTCGCGTCCTACGGAATTAACCCCGCTACCTACGTGCAGCCTGCGATTCCGCAAGGCGCTGTTTCGAACCAATCGGCATCGTCCCAGGTCCAAGCGGCGCAAGAGGGCAATGCACTCTCCGGCGCAGCGGATTTTTCCGACCACTTCCGCGGCGTTTTCGGTGGGGAAAAGGTCGACACGGGCCAGGTGTCCTACGAGGTGCGCCTGAGCAACAAGGAGCTGTTCCTGGCGGGCATCTCCGGCTCCGGCGGCACCATGGGTCTGGTGGTTGCGGCGATTGCCGGTTTGGCAGGCGCCGTCATGGATGCGCTCGAGGATGTTTTCATAGTGCACCTCGATACGGCCGCGCGCGTTGCGGCCAGCACCTTCGATGTGGGCTCAGCCGTTGCGTTGGTGGCGGTGGTCCTGGTCGTTTTGCTTGTCATGTGGGTGATGTCGGCCCTCGGCACCATGGTGAACTACGGCGGATTTGCACTGCGCCGTCGCGGAACGCGTATCGAGGTTGAATCGGGCCTGCTCAGCCGTAAGTTCCAGGGCATCGACGTGGACCGCATCCAATCGGTTGAAATTCACGAAGCTCCTATCCGCCGTCTGTTCGGCTACTGCGAGCTGCGCGTGACGAAAATCGACGCCATCTTGCCCGGCACCGACTCCAGGTCGCTTAAAAACACCCAGCTCGGCGCCGTTCTGCACCCCTTTGTGAAGACCAGCCGCGTGCCTGAAATCCTGCGCGGTGTGCTTCCCGAGTTCGCCGAATACCCGCAGGCGACGCAAACTTTGCCGCCCGTGGCGCTGCGCCGGGGCATCGTGGGACACGGCCTGGTGCGCAACTTCGGATTCTGGTCTGCCATTGTGCTGTTGCTGGCGTATGCGTTTGCCCGATTGGCCGTATCTCCGAACATGGCGGGCTTCCTGTCCGGTGCGCTTGTCGTGCTCTTGGCCGTATGCGTGCTGATCATGGTGATTGGCGCCGTGGGCGGGCTGCTGTGGTTCCGCGGGTCGGCGCTTGGATACAACCGCGACTATATGACCATGGTCGTCTCAGGGTATACCCGTCGCATCATAGTCACGCCGCGCAAGAAGATTCAATTTGCAACGCTGCTCGCCAATCCGTTCCAACGTCGCGCGAAGGTGGCTTCCGTATGCGCCCGCACGGCGGCGGGCATCGACGGTACCACCGAAACGCTGTGGGATATGGCACTTGACCAGGCCGAAGCTTGGCAGGAATGGGTCCGTCCCCGCAAACGCGCCCAGCACGCTCAGCAGGCTTAG
- the trhA gene encoding PAQR family membrane homeostasis protein TrhA: MKNNKYHRASRVSRTSTEAAKHAWLPSQFEDIRKLSPAEAARKAKRVLRPIREYSLGEEICNALTHGLGAVLAIAALVIAVVTAVRHGGGVRIAAALIYTISMFVEYLMSTLYHALPAEGAKRVFKVLDHSAIYLFIAGSYTPFCLLTLAPDGGYLLCGVVWGLAIAGIAAEAFWTYRPRWVSAVLYLLMGWCVVWFLPPLVHALPTPGLILLVAGGIAYSIGAAFYVLKKVPYMHTVFHVLVVVGSVLQFLAIVLYVL; the protein is encoded by the coding sequence ATGAAGAATAACAAATACCACCGCGCCAGCCGCGTATCGCGAACCTCCACCGAGGCTGCGAAGCACGCTTGGCTGCCCTCACAGTTCGAGGATATTCGCAAACTCTCGCCGGCGGAAGCTGCCCGTAAAGCCAAAAGGGTCCTGCGACCCATTCGCGAGTACTCGCTTGGCGAAGAGATCTGCAACGCGCTCACCCACGGCCTTGGTGCCGTGTTGGCTATTGCGGCCCTGGTCATCGCGGTGGTGACGGCTGTTAGACACGGCGGCGGCGTGCGCATCGCCGCAGCGCTCATCTACACCATTTCCATGTTCGTGGAGTATCTCATGTCCACGCTGTACCACGCGCTGCCGGCCGAAGGGGCCAAGCGCGTGTTCAAGGTGCTGGACCACAGCGCCATCTACCTGTTCATCGCGGGTTCGTATACCCCGTTCTGCCTGCTCACGCTGGCGCCCGACGGGGGCTACCTGTTGTGCGGCGTCGTGTGGGGGCTGGCCATCGCCGGCATTGCGGCCGAAGCGTTCTGGACCTACCGCCCGCGCTGGGTCTCTGCGGTGTTGTACCTGCTCATGGGTTGGTGCGTCGTGTGGTTCCTGCCGCCTTTGGTGCATGCCCTGCCTACGCCGGGCCTCATCCTTCTGGTGGCCGGCGGCATCGCGTACTCCATCGGCGCAGCCTTCTACGTGTTGAAGAAGGTCCCGTACATGCACACCGTGTTCCACGTGCTGGTGGTTGTGGGCTCGGTTCTGCAGTTCCTGGCCATCGTGCTGTACGTTCTCTAG
- a CDS encoding PspC domain-containing protein, with the protein MAETAKHLVRSDNSVVAGVCAGLAETLDTDPIVMRVLGILLTVLTFGWGVIAYVILWVVLPKGQACADCIDVSADSEDPCGCRDASVHMPKSAYLGTSVGVVLVCLIFAVLLDYLVVDASWYQFWPIVFVAAGFTVMVIPIDEDHQVFEMAVGMTLVGVGAVLTLCSVGFLSWQTIPHALPRVLPILLLAAVVAVLAHRRHNRVLTFCAGALVLVACALTVTVFGVPNEMDFIVLQNPMGGPKTIFYR; encoded by the coding sequence GTGGCGGAAACCGCAAAACATCTTGTGCGCTCGGACAACTCCGTTGTTGCCGGGGTCTGCGCCGGACTTGCGGAAACGCTGGACACCGATCCCATTGTCATGCGCGTGCTGGGCATCCTGCTTACCGTGCTTACCTTCGGCTGGGGCGTGATTGCCTACGTCATCCTGTGGGTTGTTTTGCCCAAGGGCCAGGCCTGCGCCGACTGCATCGACGTTTCTGCAGATAGCGAGGATCCCTGCGGATGCAGGGACGCCTCGGTCCATATGCCGAAAAGCGCCTATCTCGGCACGTCGGTGGGTGTCGTTCTGGTGTGTCTGATTTTCGCCGTGCTGTTGGATTACCTGGTGGTGGACGCCTCCTGGTATCAGTTCTGGCCAATCGTGTTTGTGGCGGCCGGCTTCACGGTCATGGTTATCCCCATCGATGAGGACCACCAGGTTTTCGAGATGGCCGTCGGTATGACGCTGGTGGGCGTCGGTGCCGTGCTCACGCTGTGTTCCGTCGGCTTCCTGTCGTGGCAAACCATCCCGCACGCGCTTCCGCGGGTGCTGCCGATCCTGTTGCTTGCGGCCGTGGTGGCCGTGCTTGCCCACCGTCGCCACAACCGGGTGCTTACGTTCTGCGCCGGCGCGCTGGTGCTTGTCGCATGCGCGCTCACCGTCACGGTGTTCGGAGTTCCGAACGAGATGGATTTCATCGTGTTGCAGAACCCCATGGGCGGTCCGAAGACCATTTTCTACCGCTAA